The following are from one region of the Paenibacillus sp. KS-LC4 genome:
- the rbfA gene encoding 30S ribosome-binding factor RbfA, producing MAKIRVGRVGEQIKKELSQIIQTEIKDPRVGFITVTGVETSNDLSQAKVYLSVLGSEEQKEETLKAIGRATGFIRSELGKRMRLRHTPVLIFKFDSSIEYGSRIEGILEEINGENKRS from the coding sequence ATGGCTAAAATTCGTGTAGGTCGGGTAGGCGAGCAGATTAAAAAAGAGCTCAGCCAAATTATCCAGACAGAAATTAAAGATCCACGCGTCGGTTTTATTACAGTGACGGGCGTAGAAACGAGTAATGATTTGTCCCAAGCCAAAGTATATTTGAGCGTGCTGGGCAGCGAAGAGCAAAAGGAAGAAACACTCAAAGCAATCGGCCGTGCAACAGGCTTTATCCGTTCTGAGCTTGGCAAGCGGATGCGTTTGCGCCATACGCCAGTGCTGATCTTCAAATTCGACAGCAGCATTGAGTATGGAAGCCGGATTGAAGGTATCCTCGAGGAAATTAACGGGGAGAACAAACGATCATGA
- a CDS encoding bifunctional oligoribonuclease/PAP phosphatase NrnA, whose amino-acid sequence MTAAASYLQQLDDALAFMRGGDDFLVVSHVQPDGDAISSTVVVGWLLEKLGKKSTLINESELPSRLAHLRSFDTIIHYAKAQPTQSYTRVIAVDCADYRRMGKVESLFAPGVELLNIDHHPTNDGFGTVQLIRPNAAATVEILYDLIERAGISFDLECATAIYTGLITDTGGFRYSNTTPHVMNIASRMLAIGVPGHKLADLLLEKMSMSKLKLLQRCLSRLTFSDNQQIGWLYVNKDDFAETGAISEDMEGIVNYALNIDGVEVGIMFKETEDGGVKASLRSAGTADVAAIAQSFGGGGHVRAAGCRIDAPLQEAITQLVDAVRKALS is encoded by the coding sequence ATGACAGCTGCTGCGTCCTATTTGCAGCAGTTGGATGATGCACTTGCTTTTATGCGCGGTGGGGACGACTTTCTGGTCGTCTCCCACGTGCAGCCCGATGGCGATGCCATTAGTTCGACGGTTGTCGTCGGTTGGCTGCTGGAGAAGCTTGGGAAAAAATCTACGTTGATTAACGAAAGTGAGCTGCCTTCAAGGCTTGCTCATTTGCGTTCATTCGATACGATTATTCATTATGCAAAAGCCCAGCCAACACAATCGTATACTCGTGTTATTGCGGTCGATTGCGCTGATTATCGCCGGATGGGCAAAGTGGAGAGCTTGTTTGCTCCGGGAGTGGAGCTGCTCAATATTGATCATCATCCAACTAATGACGGCTTTGGTACGGTTCAATTGATTCGTCCGAATGCAGCAGCTACGGTTGAAATTTTATATGATTTAATCGAACGTGCGGGCATTTCCTTTGATTTGGAATGTGCGACGGCTATATATACCGGGCTTATTACAGATACTGGCGGATTTCGCTACTCCAATACGACACCACATGTAATGAATATTGCTTCCCGCATGCTGGCGATTGGTGTACCGGGTCACAAATTGGCCGATCTGCTGCTCGAAAAAATGTCGATGTCCAAGCTCAAGCTTCTGCAGCGTTGCCTTAGCAGACTTACGTTTAGCGACAATCAGCAAATTGGCTGGCTATATGTCAATAAGGATGATTTTGCTGAGACAGGTGCGATATCGGAAGATATGGAGGGCATCGTCAATTATGCACTGAACATTGACGGTGTAGAAGTCGGCATTATGTTTAAAGAGACGGAAGATGGCGGAGTGAAAGCCAGCTTGAGATCAGCAGGGACGGCGGATGTTGCTGCGATTGCCCAATCTTTTGGCGGTGGCGGACATGTCCGTGCTGCTGGCTGTCGTATTGATGCGCCGCTTCAAGAAGCAATCACCCAGTTGGTCGATGCGGTCAGAAAGGCGTTGAGCTAA
- the truB gene encoding tRNA pseudouridine(55) synthase TruB: MDGIIAVWKPAGWTSHDVVAKVRRLLKMKRIGHTGTLDPMVTGVLPLCLGRATRVVEYVQERPKAYEAVIQLGLATDTEDLTGTVTEQQTGVQVTREDIIRVLRRFVGEIEQVPPMFSAVKVDGKRLYELAREGKTVERKARKVTIHQIELLDLELDLEFPRFSFSVVCSKGTYIRTLCVDVGHALGVPAAMAELTRTMSGGFTKEQCVSLEQIEALGTEGIAPFILPAELGIQHLPRIQVDARLTSLALKGQKLPLRLLNEEPEAGKPVRLFGENDLFIGIFEADHALAVLTPIKVFS, from the coding sequence ATGGACGGTATTATCGCAGTATGGAAGCCTGCCGGCTGGACCTCGCATGATGTTGTAGCCAAGGTGAGAAGACTGCTGAAGATGAAGCGTATCGGCCATACGGGAACGCTAGACCCTATGGTGACAGGTGTTTTGCCGCTATGTCTTGGCCGAGCTACTCGTGTAGTCGAATATGTGCAGGAGCGCCCCAAGGCGTATGAAGCGGTTATCCAGCTGGGCCTTGCAACGGATACAGAGGATTTGACAGGTACAGTCACGGAGCAGCAAACAGGTGTGCAGGTAACGCGTGAAGATATTATTCGCGTGCTGCGCCGTTTCGTGGGCGAAATTGAGCAAGTTCCTCCGATGTTCTCCGCTGTAAAGGTAGACGGAAAACGTTTATATGAATTGGCGCGTGAAGGCAAGACAGTAGAGCGCAAAGCGCGGAAAGTAACGATTCATCAAATTGAGCTGCTTGACCTAGAGCTTGATTTGGAATTTCCACGCTTCTCGTTTTCTGTTGTTTGTTCAAAAGGGACGTATATTCGCACGTTATGTGTAGATGTCGGTCATGCGCTAGGAGTTCCAGCAGCGATGGCAGAGCTTACCCGGACGATGTCTGGCGGTTTTACGAAGGAGCAATGTGTAAGTCTGGAGCAGATTGAAGCTCTTGGCACGGAGGGTATAGCGCCGTTTATATTGCCTGCTGAGCTGGGTATCCAGCATTTGCCAAGGATTCAGGTCGATGCTCGTTTGACTTCGCTTGCTCTTAAAGGACAGAAGCTTCCGCTTCGCTTGCTTAACGAGGAACCTGAAGCAGGGAAGCCAGTACGTCTTTTTGGTGAAAATGATTTGTTTATTGGTATTTTTGAGGCCGATCATGCTTTAGCGGTACTCACGCCTATCAAGGTGTTCTCGTAA
- a CDS encoding bifunctional riboflavin kinase/FAD synthetase: MISLEYPVIELPKQLRNKSLSIAIGHFDGVHRGHRNVIEQVVAAAKRTGGLSAVMTFNPHPKEVLGRGDQYYNCLTPLAVKQSLFAELGVDLVLVVKFDHDFAAIMPEQFVDEVLRRLGATQIVVGFDFNFGYKGQGNAAAMKALCEPDIQVEIVEPLYDNGLKVSSTYIRQALGDGDIELATKLLGRPFEIAGTVVHGDGRGSSIGFPTANVDVSLPYVMPRLGVFGISAVVLGKSYYGVLNHGMKPTFNKEDIRPVLEAHLFDFHQVIYDEPIKLQFHTFIRPEQRFSSVDELIRQIHADAEQAKRQFGVE, from the coding sequence ATGATCTCATTGGAATATCCGGTAATTGAGCTGCCAAAACAGCTGCGAAATAAATCGCTTTCTATTGCAATTGGACATTTTGACGGAGTACATCGCGGCCACCGCAATGTGATTGAGCAAGTTGTTGCTGCAGCCAAGAGAACCGGAGGATTGTCGGCGGTTATGACGTTTAACCCGCATCCGAAGGAAGTGCTTGGCCGTGGCGATCAATATTACAACTGCTTGACGCCGCTTGCTGTCAAACAGTCGCTATTTGCTGAATTAGGTGTCGATTTGGTGCTAGTCGTCAAATTTGATCATGATTTTGCAGCGATTATGCCGGAGCAGTTTGTTGACGAGGTACTTCGCCGATTAGGAGCTACACAAATTGTAGTTGGTTTTGATTTTAATTTTGGCTACAAGGGCCAAGGAAATGCCGCCGCAATGAAGGCGTTATGCGAGCCGGACATTCAGGTCGAAATTGTTGAGCCGCTATACGATAATGGCTTAAAGGTGAGCAGCACATATATTCGACAGGCGCTTGGCGACGGTGATATAGAGCTTGCGACAAAGCTGCTCGGGCGTCCCTTTGAGATAGCAGGAACGGTTGTGCACGGTGACGGCAGAGGCAGCAGCATTGGCTTCCCGACGGCTAATGTGGATGTTTCCTTGCCTTATGTCATGCCGCGCCTCGGCGTTTTTGGCATTTCAGCGGTCGTACTCGGCAAGTCGTATTATGGCGTATTAAATCATGGGATGAAACCGACCTTTAATAAAGAAGATATTCGTCCGGTGCTGGAAGCCCATTTATTCGACTTTCATCAAGTTATTTATGATGAGCCCATTAAACTGCAATTTCATACTTTTATCCGTCCTGAGCAGCGTTTTAGCAGTGTAGATGAGCTTATCCGGCAAATCCATGCGGATGCTGAGCAAGCGAAGCGTCAGTTTGGTGTGGAATAG
- the rpsO gene encoding 30S ribosomal protein S15, whose product MAITQERKQELIDTHKTHASDTGSPEVQVAILTENIVNLTQHFREHKKDHHSRRGLLKMVGQRRKLLRYLKNKDVNRYSALIEKLGLRR is encoded by the coding sequence ATGGCAATTACACAAGAGCGTAAACAAGAATTGATTGATACGCACAAAACGCATGCGAGCGATACGGGTTCACCGGAGGTTCAAGTAGCTATCCTAACGGAAAACATCGTTAACTTGACGCAACATTTTCGGGAGCACAAGAAAGACCACCACTCCCGTCGTGGTTTGCTCAAGATGGTAGGTCAACGTCGTAAGCTGTTGAGATACCTTAAAAACAAAGATGTTAACCGTTATAGCGCATTGATCGAAAAACTCGGCCTTCGCCGCTAA